The window CGGCAGGGCGCCGTCGGCCTCCACCTTGCGGGCCAGCACCAGCTCGGCCAGCGAGGTGCGGGCTCCCCGGTCCTCCACCGCGCCGGTCATGCCGCGGGCGAAGGCGAACTGGTACTCGCCGCCCTGGTGGCGCAGCACCGGGAAGGCCGGCGCCGGGAGCAGGCCGGCCGGGATGGCGAGGGCGCAGCCCGGCCCCTCGCCCACCAGCACCGGGCGCGGCGGGGCCACGAAGCCGCCGGCGTCGAGGAGGGTGTCGCCCCAGAGCAGCCGGAGCTCCACGCCCACGTCGCCCTGGCTGAGGTCCTCGGCGGCCCCCGAGGCCGCGCCGAGCGACCAGCGCCGCCTGGCGTGGCGGTGGGGCTGCGCCGGGCGGACGGGTGCAGCGGCGATCGGGGAAGCGGTCGCGGTCGCGGTCGCGGTCGAGGTCGAGGTCGAGGTCGAGGTCGAGGTCGGGGTCGAGGTCGGGGTCGAGGTCGAGGTCGAGGTCGGGGTCGAGGTCGAGGTCGAGATCGGGGCCTGGGCCGCGGTCGCGGCCGTCACCGCCCTCGTCACCCGCGGCGCCACCGGCGGCGCGGCCGGACGGGCCGGGGCTGGCCGGGTCGAGGCCGCCGGCGCCCGGGCCGGCGCAGGCGTCGTCGCCGGCGCGTCGCCCTCCGCCCCGGCGGGCTCCCCCTGGCCGAGCTCGAGCACCACCTTCAGGCCACCCAGGGTGATGGCGTCGCCCGGCCGCAGCTGGCAGCGGGTGACCTTCTTGCCGTTGACGAGCGTCCCCTCGGCGCTGCCCATGTCGATGATCGACACGGCGCCCTCGGGCGAGACCTCGATCACCGCGTGCACCCGCGAGATCCGGTCGTCGTCGAGCGACAGGTGCGCCGTGGCCAGCCGGCCGATCTTGATGATCTCCCGGTTGAAGACCTCGGTCCGCAGGAGCTCGGTCCCGCGGAACACCTTGAGCGTGAGGGGCGTGGCCATCCGGCTAGAGCTCCCCGCTGGCCCGCATCACCTTCTCCCGCCAGTCCTCGCGGATGCGGATGAGGTTGGAGTGGGTCACCTTGCGGCGGGACTCGACGTATTCGCCGTCCGGGCGCTTCAGGTCGCCGTCGATGGTGTCGTCCTCGAAGTTGATCTCGGTCCGCTTCTCGTAGACCACGGTGGGCTTCACCTCGCCCTTGTCCTGAGCGGACGGGACGGCCGGGAGAGCCAGCAGTGTGAGCAGCGCCAGGGTGCGCATGGTCGTCACCTCGATTCGCGCCGAGCTTACCACCCGGTCCGAGCCAGAAAGAAGTGGCAGATCAGGGCTTTCTGCCACCGCCCGGGGGGGGCGGTGTAGGTGCGGCCCGTTCACCCGGGGTGGCGGTGGCGGCCGGCGCCGGGGGGGCGCCCGCCCTGGCCTTGGCCGCCTGCCGCTCGGACTCGGCCTGGGCGGCCCGGGCCGCCTCGCCGGCCTGCCGTTCCTGCTCCAGGCGCCCCTGGCACTCGCGCATCAGCCGCGGCGCCGGCGAGCCCTCGGGCAGCACCGGCCCGGCCGCCTTCTCGTAGGCCTCGAGGGCCCGGAGCGCCCCCTGGCAGTCGCCCTGCTCGCGCATCAGCAGCAGGCCGCGCGCCAGGTGGACCTCGGGCAGGGCGCCGCGCGCCTGGCGCTCGGCCTCCTCGTAGGAGCGGAGCGCCTGGTCGGGCTTGCCGAGCCGGCGCTGCGCCACGCCCAGCGTCAGCCGCACCGGCGCGTCGGTGGGATCGTCGGCCAGGAGCGCGGTGGCCTGCGCCTCCACCTCGGCCCAGCGCCCCTGGGCCGCCGCCGCCTCCAGCAGCGCGGCGCGGGAGGGCCGGTGGCCGGGGCTCAGCGCCAGGGCCCGCTTCCACTGCGCGGCCGCCCCGGCCGCGTCGCCCTGGCGGGCCGCCACCTGCCCCGACAGGAAGGCCACCTCGGCGTCGTCGGGCGCCACCTTCTGGGCCCGCAGGGCCACCAGCCTGGCCAGGTCCACGTCGCCCCGCGACAGCGCCACCTGGATCAGGGTGCGGTAGGCCACGGCGCTGCCGGGCTCGCGCAGCAGCGCCTCGCGCGCCAGGCGCCAGGCCTCCTCGTTCTGCCCGGAGCGCTGGTAGAGCGCGCCCAGCCGGGCCCGCGCCACGCCGTCCTCCGGGAAGTCGCGGATGGCCTGGCCGTACGCCGCGGCCGCCCCGCGCGAGTCGCCCTCCCGCTCCAGCAGCACCGCCAGGTTGACCGCCGACTGGCGCAGCGGCCGGGTCGCCTGGGCCCGCTGGTACGCGGCGCGGGCCTCGGCCAGCCGCCCCTGCCGCTCCAGCGCCACCCCCAGGTTGTGGTGGGCCTCGGGCTGGTCGCCGGCGGACGCCACGGCGCGCCAGCGGGCCTCCATGACGGCCCAGTCCACGTCGCCGGCCTTCTCGGCCGCCTGCTGCTGCGCCGCCGCCTCCTCGAAGAGGCGGGCCGACCGCCCGGCGCCCGGGTCGGCGGGCTCGACCGGCCTGACCGGGCGAGGCGCCGGCGGGGGCGGCGGCGCCACCGGGGCGCCGGCGCAGGCCGCGAGGAACAGGGCGGCCACCAGGGCCGGGGCGTGCGGGGCGCGGGTCACGGCAGCAGGTCCTCGTCGGCGCCCTTCTTCGGGCGGGGCAGCGGGTCCTCGCCGCGCGGCCTGGGCGGCGCTGGCTCCTGGACCTTCGGGGCGGCGCGCCGCTCGCCGGGCAGCTTGAGGGCCGGCAGCGCGGGGTCGGCCCTGGTCCCGGCCTCGGGGCGCCTGGCCCCCTCGCGCGGCCTCGGCGCAGCCGGCGGCGGCTCCACCGCGGCCAGCGTCCCGTGCCCCATCGGCGTGGGCGGCGTCGCCAGCCGGGAGAGCGCCGGCAGGGGCTCGGCCCCGGGGCCCAGCTCGGGCCGGCGGGCCGCCACGGTGGCGGTGGCCCGGTCGGCGCAGTCGTTCTTGACGCCCAGCTCGCGGGCCTTGGCCACCGCCAGCTCCAGCCCCTCCCCGGCCTTCTGCTCCAGCGGCTCGGCCTGCTCGCCCAGCTGGGCCCGGTACTCCTCGAGCAGCTCGGGGTTGCCGCGCAGCTCCTTGGGCACCGGCGCGTCCTGCAGCACCCGGGCGAAGTTCTCGTAGAGGCGCCCGATCCGCTCCAGGGCGCAGACCGCCGGGTCGGCCACGCCGAGCTTCACCACCGCGGTGTACTGCTCCTCCAGCCGCTTGAGGCGGGCGCCCTTCAGCTGCAGCTGGCCCGCCAGGTACTTCGGGCCGACGTTGAGGTCCACGGTGCGGTAGTCGGCGAAGGCCGGCTCCAGCTCGCGCAGCGCCGCCTCGGCCGCCAGCGGCAGGCCGCGGTCCTTCACCTGCTCGCGGTTCTTGCGGTAGTGCTCCAGCCCCTGCTCGTAGGCCCGGCGCGCCCCGGCGGCGTTGCCGGACTTCTCCATGAGGCGCGCCACGCGGTGCTGCGCCGAGAGCCAGTCGTCGGGGGTGCGGGCGTAGCGGCGCTGGTAGGCCTCCAGCCGGGCCAGCTCCTTCTGGGCCTGGCCCTGGCGCCCCGCCAGGTCGGCCAGCGAGAGGGCCAGGCGGGCGGCGTCGGGGCCGTCCGGCCAGGTCTCCAGGTAGGCCAGGCTGGCCGCCTCGGCCCGGCCCCAGTCGCGCAGGCCGGCCCGGAAGACCGCGGCGTTGATGATGGCGTCGGTGGCCCGCTTCTCGTCGTACTGCGGCCCGGCCGGCGGCGCGGCGCCCGGCGTGGCCGGCGCCCCCGCCTTGCCCTTGCCCTTCCCGGGCGGCGGACGCTTCGGGGCGGCGGCGTCCCGCTGGCGGCGCCACTCGCGGAAGTAGCGCTCGTAGCCGTCGGCGGCCCGCTCGAAGTCGGCGGTGGCCTCGTACCCCTCGGCGTTGTCGTAGAGGCAGCGCGGCGCCAGCGCGTCGCCCGGGTAGCGCTGCAGCAGGAGCTCGCGCACCTCCATGGCCTTGTCCACCCGGTGGCCCCGGGCGTAGTCCACCGAGGCGTTGTAGAGGGCGGTGGCGCCCAGCCGGGTGGCCGGCCAGTCGCGCACGAAGGCCAGGTAGGCCTCGGCCGCGCCCTCCCAGTCCTTCTTCTGCTCCAGCTCCTCGATGATCTTGAAGGCGCTCTCCTCCACCACCCGCGGCAGGTCGTCCTTCAGCTTGGGGTGGGCCGCCACCAGGGCCGCGTTGGCGTAGAAGCGGCGGGCCCAGCCGTTCAGGTTCCGCCAGTCGCCCAGCTCGTTGTAGGCGTCCAGCACCAGGTTGGTGGCGTACTCGGCCTCGGTGCTGGCCGGGTGGTCCAGCGCCACGCGGGTGAAGAGGTCGATGGCGTCGGCGTAGTCGTAGTGGTCGTAGTGCAGCTTGCCGGCGCGGTAGGCCGCCTTGGAGGCCAGCTTGCCGTCGGGCGCCCACCGCACGTAGCGCTGGTAGGCGCGCACCAGCTTCTCGCGCTCGGGGGCGAAGGCCACCCGCCTCTTCTTGTCCGGCTGGGGCGGCACCGGCGGGGCGGCCTTGGCGGCCTCCTCGTGGGCGTAGAGGGCGCCCTCCAGCGCGTCGGCGAACCACTTGCCCGCCTTGGCGGCGCCCTCGGCGGGGCGGGCCGGGCCGGCCTTGCCCTCCAGGGCGGCCACGTCCACCGCCACCACCCGGTCGTACTCGTCGCCGGCCTCGGCGAAGCGCCCCAGGGCGTAGAGCAGCTCGCCGTGGAAGAAGCGCATCTCGTAGGCCGAGGTGCTCTGCCCGAACACCTCCAGGTAGTCCACGTAGACGCTGGTGGCGAAGCCGGCCACCGCCTGGTCGTCGGTCTTCTTCCACTCGTTGTGGTAGCGCAGCGCCAGGGTGCGCAGGGTGTTCTCGGCGGTGGAGCGCGCCCCCGCGGTGGCGGTGGCGTTCCTGGGGTCGCGCCCGGCCGGCGAGGCCTCGAAGTCGGTGAGGATCTTGACGAAGACGTGGGCCTGCTGGACCGCGATCTCCTTGCGCCCCATGCGCCCGGCCATGGTGACGATGCGCGACTGGAAGGTGGGCGCGTCGGGCGAGACCGGCCGCTCCTGGATGAGCCGGTGGTAGACCAGGATGGCCTCGCGGTCCTTGCCGTCGGTCCAGTAGAGGTCGGCCAGCGACTTGAGCATGTCGCCGGCCCCGGCCTCGCCGCCCACCCGGCGGAAGTCCTCGAAGGCCGCCTCGGCCGAGCCCACGAAGGGCCAGGTGCGCACGTAGTCCTTGCGGGCCTCCTTCACCAGCGCCAGCTTGCGGTCGGCCGGGATGGTGGAGGTGGGCAGCTCGCCGAAGTAGACGACGCTGCGGAAGAGGTCGAGGGCCTCGGGGAAGGCCCCGAGGTTGAACTGCACCCAGCCCTGCTTGTAGAGCGCGTAGCCGTAGACCGAGCTCTCCTGGAAGCCGGCCGCCTTCTGGTAGGCCTCCAGGGCCCGCTTCAGGTTGGCGTTCCGCTCCCCCTGGTTGGCCTTCTCGAAGTAGTACTCGCCGAAGGCCATCCAGGCGTCGGGCACGTAGGGCGACGCCGGGAACTTCTGGATGAGGGCCCGGTAGGCCTTCATGGCCTCCTGGTCGGTGCGGTCGCGCAGCAGCAGGTTGCGCGCCAGGAAGAAGAGCACCTCGTCGAGCCGCTCGTAGGACGGGTGCTTGGCGATGATGGCCTTGTAGAGCACCACCGCCTGCTTCTGCATGTCGCGGAACTGGCCCTCGGCGTCGGCCTTCTCGGCCTGCAGCCGGGCCACCCGGGGGTCGCCCTTCTGCAGCCCGAGCAGCTCGCCCTCGGCGCGGTTGGCCTCGAAGAAGAAGTACTGCGACTCCTCCCAGAGCAGCTCGGCCAGCCGGAAGTAGTAGCTCGGCAGGTCCCGGTCGCCGCCCTGGGACGACAGCTTGATGAGCTTGCGGAGGCTGGCGATCTCCTCGCGCCGCTTGTCGGAGAGCTTCACCTCGATGCCGGCGCGGAACTGCTCGAACTTGAGGGCCGGGCCGGTGGGCGCCGCCGCGGCCGGCTTGGCCCGCTCCAGCGTGCCCTCCAGCGAGGCGTCGGGGCCGATGGAGCGCTTCTGGCCCAGGGCGCCGGTGGGGGGCGCGGCGCGCGGCTCGGCGGCGGCGGCCCGGCCGGGGGCGGCCAGGGCCAGGCCCAGCGCCAGGACCAGCCAGGCGGCCGGGGCGCGGTGGGTGCGGAGGGTCACGGGTGGCGGCTCCCGGTGCGGCGGCTCACGGGGCGGCGGACCGCGGCGGGCGGTCCTTGCAGCCCTTGGTGAGGGTGTAGGAGTAAGTGCCCAGCTCGTCGCGCCAGAACTCGCCCTGGTACGGCCAGTAGAGGTGCTCGTCGGAGACGGCGTGGGTCCAGCGCAGGTTCTTCACCACCTCGACCTGGCTGCCGGCCGCCAGCGAGCTCTCCAGCGCCTCGCGCTCCTGGCGCGAGACCTCGATCTCGATGCGCAGGGCCTGGGCCAGCATGGCGCGCAGCTGGTCGCGCTCGTACTCCAGCTTGCCGCGGGCCCGCAGGCCGGCCTCGTTCAGCAGCTGCGCCTTCTCCTGCGCCAGCCGGGCCTCGATGGCCTTGCCGAGCAGCGAGCCGCGGAAGGCCTCGCCGCGCCGGGTCAGCCCGCGCGCCAGCTCGCCGTCGATCTCGCGGGCCGCCTCGGCCAGCCGCCGGATGGCCCGGTCGGTGAAGGCCAGCGCCCGCACCCGCGGGCTGGCCGCCTGCTCCAGGAAGGCCTCCGGGGGGCCCGGGCGCGCCGTCAGCGCGGTGAGCTCGTCGTAGAGCGGCTCGTAGGCGGCGGTGAAGTCCTTCAGGACCGAGGTGGCCTCGGGGTAGCGGCAGTTCTCGTAGTAGATGATGGCCTTGAGGACCCAGGACTCGGGGAAGAACTCGTCCTTGAAGTAGGCCGACTGCAGGGTCAGCAGGTTGCCCAGCGCCTTCTCGTGCTCGCCGATGCGGTAGTGGGCGTAGGAGGCCTCCCACAGCCCCTCCAGCCAGCTCGGCCCGCCCCAGGGCATCTTGCCGTAGTAGAAGATGGCGTAGCGGTTCTGCCGGTTCTGGTAGTGGAGCCGGGCCAGCTGCAGGAAGGCCTGCTCGCGCACCACCGGGTCCTCGGCCCGCCCGCGCTTCGGGTTGGTGAGCCGGACCACCTCCTTGAACCGCTCGTTGGCCTCCGGCTCCTGCCCCAGCGCGTAGAGCGCCAGGCCGTCCAGGAAGACGGCGCGGGCGTAGGTGTCCTGGCCGCCCACCGAGCCGGCCGCGCCCGCCCGGGCCGACCCGTCGCCGGCCGCCTCGCGCACCAGCGCCGCCAGCCGCCGCGCCTCGCCCCAGGCGACGCGGGCCTCCTCCTTCTTGCCGGCCTCCTCGAGGGCGCGGCCGCGGTCGAACTCGTAGGTGGCCAGCAGGGCGTGGAAGCGGTCCTCCCGGCCGGGCGGGACCCCCTCGCGGGCGTGGCGCGCCACCCGGGCCAGCAGCGGCTGCTCGTTGGCGAGCCGGTCGCCCACCTCGAAGAGCCGCTCCAGGGCGTCGTGGAAGTGGCGGGTGCGCGACGGCCCGCGGGCCAGCACCTCGTCGAGCGTGGTGAGCGCCGCGTGGTCCAGCCCCAGGGCGGCCAGCGCCCGGGCCAGCTGGTAGCGGGCCTCGTCGTGTCCCTCGGCCAGCCCGGGGTCGCGCAGGATGGCGTCGTAGGCCAGCGCCGCGGCCTCGGCCTTGCCCTGGTCGAGCAGGGCGCGGGCGGCCTCCAGCCTGGGCTTCACCTCGGCGCGCGCGGCGGCGGGGGGGGCGGCCGGCTCGACCCCCCTGGTCCTGGGCGGCCGGGCCACCGGCGGCGGCGGCAGCGGCGGCTCCGGGCGGACCAGCGGGTCGGCCGGGGCCGGCCGGGGCGCGGGCTTGGCGGCGGGCTTCGGGGCGGCCTTCTTCGGCTCGTCCTTCTTCTTGCGGGGCGCCGGCTCGGGCGCCGTCAGGTCGAGGCCGAGCTGGGCCGGGGCCGGCAGCGGGGCGGCCAGGGCGAGCGCCAGCAGCAGGGCGGTCAGGGCGCGGCTCACGGGGTCCTCCCGGCGGCGCGCGGGCGGAAGGGGAAGAAGACCGAGACGCCCAGCTCGGTGAAGAGCTGGTTCTGGATGTCGCGGCGGGGCGCGCCGGCCTCCTGCACGTTGGGCACGTCCACCGCGTAGACCAGGTCCTTCACCACCAGGCGCAGCGCCACCATCTCGCCGAGGAAGAGGCGCACCGCCAGGCCGGCGTGGCCGCCCACCGTGGAGACGCGGCCCGGGGTCAGCCCCTGCCGGACGGCCTCGTCGGTGGTGAGCACGGCGTCGTGGGTGATCCAGTCGGCGCCGGCCACCAGGCCCAGGTCGAAGTGCGCCACCCGCTCCGCCAGCACGTTGAGCTTGCCGTAGATGGGGGTCCAGGCCACCTCCAGGCCGGCGGTGGTGCGCAGGCGGCCGGGCAGCTGGGCCAGCTCGGCGGCGGTGGCCGGGCGGCAGCCCAGGTTGGCGGGGCACACCGTGGTGGAGCCGGTGGGGCTGGCGCCGCCGCCGGCGAAGGAGGCGCCCACCGACCAGAACTCGGTGAGGTGCCAGGCGGCCTGCAGCCCGCCGAAGGTCTTCGAGTAGAAGGCGTCGTTGAGCGAGAGCGCGCCCAGGGCGGTCAGCTCGAGGCGGCCGGCCTTGCGGTAGAGCTGGCCGGAGATGGGCTGGATCTTCCCCTCGAAGGCGTCGGCCTTGTTGCCGGCGCGCGCCGCCGCCGGCAGCGCCAGGGCCACCACCAGGAGCGCCGCCAGGCGGGCGCGGGTGCGGGTGGGCGTGCTCACTGGGGGTAGGCGTAGTCGAAGGCGGTGGGGAAGAAGAAGCTCAGGCCCACGTTGGCCACGAAGACCGTCTGCATGGTGGCCGGCACCGAGAGGACCGGCTGGTCCGGGTAGAAGGTGGCCATCAGGCCGAGCTCGAAGGCCATCCACTCGTACGGGTAGAAGCGCACGCCACCGCCCAGCTCGGCGGCCAGGTGCGGCCCCTCGTTGCGCGGCGCCAGGCTGGTGGCGCTCCAGACCGCGCCGAAGCCGGCCGCCAGGTAGAGGTCGAAGTGGACGATGGCGTCGGCCAGGAAGGAGGCCTTGCCGTAGATCGGCGACCAGACGCCGTCGAGCATGGCCTGCCCGTAGAGCTGCGAGGTGAGCAGCTGGCTGGAGAGGCCGATCTTGCCGGCCGCCACGTTGTCGGTGCGGAAGGGCGTGTAGTAGGAGCCGCGCACCGCCAGGGCGAAGCTGTCCTGCAGGCTGTAGGCGAGCCGGAGGCCGCCGCCCACCTTCTGGAAGAAGGCGTCGTTGACGCTGAGCGCCAGGATGGGCGCCACCTCGAAGCGGCCGCGCTTGAGGAAGCCCTTGCGCTGCACCGCCTTGACCCGGTCGCCGAGCGCCACGTCGCGCTCGCCGAAGATGGCGCCGGCCTTCTGCCCCGCGGCGCCGGACCCGGACGCGCCCACCGCCTCGGGCTCCAGCGAGAGCGGCGCCACCTCGGTGGGCGGCGCCGCCTTCTCGCCGGCCGGCGCGGCCGGCCTCGACAGGTCCAGGCCGGGCAGGTCCTGCGCGCCCGCCAGCGGCGCCAGGAGCGCCACGATCAACGCTGGGATGATCTGCCGGAGTCGCATGGGTGTCGTTGGAGTCCGGGGCATCGTAGCCCTTGACCGTGGGAGGGGCAACGTACCGCGAGGTGCCGCGAGGTGTGGCCTGGGCACACAGGCAGGGAGCGCCCCATCGGGCCGCCGTCGCCTTGCCGCTCGCTCCACCCGCGTGCTAACGATCCTCGCGGTCCCTCCATGCGCCCCGCCCGTCTCGCCCAGGCTGCTGCGCTCGCCGCCCTGCTGCTGCTCGCGGGCTGCCAGTCTCCCGACGTGGGCCAGCCGTGCAAGCTGCCCTCCAAGCCCGGCGCGCCGTCCCCGGGGCCCACGCCCGACACCGCGGCCGGCGACTACCTCGAGTTCGGCAACACCTTCTGCGACAACCTGGTGTGCATCGTCTCGCCGGCGGTCCCGGGCGGCCGCTACAACGGGTGCTCCGGCGACCAGTGCGGCTACTGCTCCAAGCCCTGCGTCTCCGACCAGGACTGCTCCCGCTCCGAGACCGGCCTGGCCTGCCGCCAGATGGTGCTCGACCCGGCCTTCATCGCCTCGCTCGACGAGGCCACCCGGCTGAAGTACCTGGCCGACATCCAGTTCTCCAGCTACTGCGCCGTGCCGCGGTGAGCGCCGGCGCCCCGGCCCGGGCGCGCGACGCCGCGACGAGGTCGATGGCCCTGGCGCTGGGCCTGGCCGGGCTGCTGCTGGCCGCCTGCGCCGCCCAGCCCCCGCCCGAGCCGCCCGCCCCGCCCCGCCCCCGGGTGGTGCTCGAGACCGCCGCCGGCGCCCGCCACGTGGTGGTGGTGGAGCTGGCCCGCACCCCGGCCGAGCAGGAGCGCGGCCTGATGCACCGCCGCGAGCTGGCCGAGGACGCCGGCATGCTCTTCCTCTTCCCCGAGAGCCGGGTGCACGCCTTCTGGATGAAGAACACCCTCATCCCGCTCGACCTGATCTTCATCGACGAGGCCGGCGTGGTGGTGGGCATCGTGCGCCGGGCCGAGCCGCTGACCCTCTCGCCGCGCAGCCCGGGCGTGCCGAGCCGCTACGTGCTGGAGGTGGCCGGCGGCTGGGCGGAGCGCCACGGCGTGGAGCCGGGGGCGCGGGTGCGGCTGGAGGACGTGCCGCGCTACTGAGCGGCCGGCGCCCGCCCTACCGGTCCTGCCGCAGCAGGTGGTGGGTGACGTGGGGGCCGAGGCTGCGCTCCATCAGCTCCTCGACCACCCGCTCGAACTCGATGCGGGCCAGCTCGTCGGCCCAGACGAAGCGGATGCCCATGCCGGCGTCGTCGCCGGGCTGCGACCGCACCACCTCGCCGCTCAGCTCGAAGGGGTGATCGCGCCCGGGCACCTCGAGCCGGAAGACGAAGCGCGTGCCCACCGGCAAGGCCTTGCGGGTCTTGATGAAGGTGCCGCCCTTGGAGATGTTGCGCGTGTAGTCGGCGAAGAAGCTGTTGAGCTTCTTGTATTCGACCTTGAGCTCGATGGGCGCTCGAGGGTGCGCGCGGTGGTCCGGCGTCATGGGGTGGCGCATGGTAACGCGCCCGGTGACCTGGCGATAGGATGCCCCTTCACCACCCCCACCCACCCGTGCCCCTGCCCGCCCTCACCCTCGCCGCCGCCCTGCTCCGCCGCCGCGCCGCGCTGGCCGCCGCCGGCGCCCTGGCGCTGCTGGGCGCCCTCTCGGGCCTGATCCCGCTGCTCGACGTGCCGGGCTTCGAGCTCGGGCTGGTGGGCGCCTGGCTGGGGGTGCTGCTGGCCGGGCCGCTCGGGCTGGCGGCGGCCCGGGCCGAGCGGGCCCGGGTGGGCGGCTCGCCCGGGGTGGCGGCGCTGGCGGCGGCCCTGGCGGCGTCGCTGCTGCTGCTGGTGCTGCTGGCCTCCTCGGCGGCGCGCGCCGCGCTGGGGCCCTGCCGCGCCCTCTTCGGCGCCGCCTTCTTCCCGGTGCTGGCCCTTCCCTCGGCCTGGCTGGCCGCGGCGCTGGCGGCCGCCGCCGGGTGGGCCACCCGCGGGCGGGCCCTGCCCACCGGGCTGGCGCTCGGCGCGGCGGTGGTCGCCTCGCTGGCCGCCACCCTGCGCGACGCCTGGCGCGGCCCGGCCGCCTTCGCCCTCGACCACCTGCTGGGCGCCTGGCCCGGGCCGCTCTACGACGAGGCGCTGCGGCTCGACGCGCGGCTGCTGCTCTTCCGGCTGGGGACCACCGGGCTGGCGCTGCTGGTGGGCGCCGGGGCCGCCTGGCTGGCCGGGCGGCGCGGCGGGCGGCGGGTGGCGCTGGCCGCGGCGCTGGCGGCCGCGGGCGGGGCCGGCGCGGCGGCGGCCCGGGTGGCGCTGGCGGCGCAGGGGCTCGACGGCCACCGGGGGCGCATGGCCGCGGCGCTGGGCGGCCTGCGCCAGGGGCCCTCCTGCACCGTGCACCTCCCGGCCGAGAAGCCGGCCGAGGCGGCCGACGCCCTGCTGGCCGACTGCGAGTTCCACGTGCACGACCTGGCGGCGGCGCTGGGGCTCCCGGCGGCGCCCCGGGTCACCGTCTTCGTGCACCGCAGCGACGAGGAGAAGCGGCGCCACGTGGGCGCCTCGGGCACCAGCTTCGCCAAGCCCTGGCTGGGCGAGCTGCACGTCACCGACGCGGCGCTGCCCCACCCCATCCTGCGCCACGAGCTGGTCCACCTGGTGGCCGCGGCGCTCGAGCCGGGCTGGCTGGGGGTGCCGGCGCGCCACGGCCTGCTGGTGTCGATGGGGCTGGTGGAGGGGCTGGCGGTCTCGCTGGAGCTGCCGCGCGGCGGCTGGACCGGCCACCAGTGGGCCCGGGCGGCGCGCGACCTGGGCTTCCTGCCCGACGTGGCGGCGGCGCTCGGGCCGGCCGGGTTCTGGCGGGCCGCCCCGGCGCGGGCCTACGGCGCGGCCGGCAGCTTCCTCGCCTTCCTGCGGGAGCGCCACGGCGCGGCGCCGGTGGCGGCCCTCTACCGCAGCGGCGACTTCCAGGCGGCCTACGGGCGCCCGGCGGCGGCGCTGCTGGCGGAGTGGCAGGCCTTCCTGGACGGCGTGGAGGTGCCGCCCGGCCTGCTCCGCGCGGCGCGGGCCCGCTACGCCAGGCCGGCCCTCTTCGCGGTGCCCTGCGCGCGCGAGGTGGCGGCCCTGGAGGAGGGCGCCTGGGCGCTGGCCGGCCGGGGCCGGCGCGACGAGGCCTGCCAGGCGCTGCGACGGGTGGCGGCGGTGACCGGGCGGGCCGGCCCGCTGCGGGCGGTGGGCGACCTGCTGGCCGCCGCGGGCGACCTCGACGGCGCCGCCGCGGCCTACGAGGAGGCGGCCCGCGCCGCCCCGGAGGTGGACGCCCACTTCAGGGCGCAGCTGGTGGCGGCCGAGGCGGACCTGTTCTGGCGGCGCGGCGAGTTCGGCGCCGCCGCGGCCGGCTGGTCGCGGGCGCTGGCGGTCGAGCCGGACCGGCCGGAGGCGCGGCTGCTGCAGGCCAAGCTGGCGGCGGTGGCGGATCGCGAGCTGGCGGTGGAGGCGCGCCCCTACCTGCTGGGGCTGGAGGCGCAGGCCGCCGCGCTGGACCGGCTGAGGCGGCTCGACCGGCCGCTGACGGCCTACCTGCTGTCCCGCCAGGCGCTGGGGCGCGGCGAGGCCGGCGCGGCGGTGCCGCTGCTGGAGCGGGCCGCGGCCGGCGGGCTGCCGCCGCTGCTCGCCGGCGAGGCCCGCCTCC is drawn from Anaeromyxobacter sp. and contains these coding sequences:
- the cglF gene encoding adventurous gliding motility protein CglF — its product is MRTLALLTLLALPAVPSAQDKGEVKPTVVYEKRTEINFEDDTIDGDLKRPDGEYVESRRKVTHSNLIRIREDWREKVMRASGEL
- a CDS encoding tetratricopeptide repeat protein, coding for MTRAPHAPALVAALFLAACAGAPVAPPPPPAPRPVRPVEPADPGAGRSARLFEEAAAQQQAAEKAGDVDWAVMEARWRAVASAGDQPEAHHNLGVALERQGRLAEARAAYQRAQATRPLRQSAVNLAVLLEREGDSRGAAAAYGQAIRDFPEDGVARARLGALYQRSGQNEEAWRLAREALLREPGSAVAYRTLIQVALSRGDVDLARLVALRAQKVAPDDAEVAFLSGQVAARQGDAAGAAAQWKRALALSPGHRPSRAALLEAAAAQGRWAEVEAQATALLADDPTDAPVRLTLGVAQRRLGKPDQALRSYEEAERQARGALPEVHLARGLLLMREQGDCQGALRALEAYEKAAGPVLPEGSPAPRLMRECQGRLEQERQAGEAARAAQAESERQAAKARAGAPPAPAATATPGERAAPTPPPPGGGRKP
- a CDS encoding tetratricopeptide repeat protein is translated as MVLALGLALAAPGRAAAAEPRAAPPTGALGQKRSIGPDASLEGTLERAKPAAAAPTGPALKFEQFRAGIEVKLSDKRREEIASLRKLIKLSSQGGDRDLPSYYFRLAELLWEESQYFFFEANRAEGELLGLQKGDPRVARLQAEKADAEGQFRDMQKQAVVLYKAIIAKHPSYERLDEVLFFLARNLLLRDRTDQEAMKAYRALIQKFPASPYVPDAWMAFGEYYFEKANQGERNANLKRALEAYQKAAGFQESSVYGYALYKQGWVQFNLGAFPEALDLFRSVVYFGELPTSTIPADRKLALVKEARKDYVRTWPFVGSAEAAFEDFRRVGGEAGAGDMLKSLADLYWTDGKDREAILVYHRLIQERPVSPDAPTFQSRIVTMAGRMGRKEIAVQQAHVFVKILTDFEASPAGRDPRNATATAGARSTAENTLRTLALRYHNEWKKTDDQAVAGFATSVYVDYLEVFGQSTSAYEMRFFHGELLYALGRFAEAGDEYDRVVAVDVAALEGKAGPARPAEGAAKAGKWFADALEGALYAHEEAAKAAPPVPPQPDKKRRVAFAPEREKLVRAYQRYVRWAPDGKLASKAAYRAGKLHYDHYDYADAIDLFTRVALDHPASTEAEYATNLVLDAYNELGDWRNLNGWARRFYANAALVAAHPKLKDDLPRVVEESAFKIIEELEQKKDWEGAAEAYLAFVRDWPATRLGATALYNASVDYARGHRVDKAMEVRELLLQRYPGDALAPRCLYDNAEGYEATADFERAADGYERYFREWRRQRDAAAPKRPPPGKGKGKAGAPATPGAAPPAGPQYDEKRATDAIINAAVFRAGLRDWGRAEAASLAYLETWPDGPDAARLALSLADLAGRQGQAQKELARLEAYQRRYARTPDDWLSAQHRVARLMEKSGNAAGARRAYEQGLEHYRKNREQVKDRGLPLAAEAALRELEPAFADYRTVDLNVGPKYLAGQLQLKGARLKRLEEQYTAVVKLGVADPAVCALERIGRLYENFARVLQDAPVPKELRGNPELLEEYRAQLGEQAEPLEQKAGEGLELAVAKARELGVKNDCADRATATVAARRPELGPGAEPLPALSRLATPPTPMGHGTLAAVEPPPAAPRPREGARRPEAGTRADPALPALKLPGERRAAPKVQEPAPPRPRGEDPLPRPKKGADEDLLP
- the gltC gene encoding adventurous gliding motility protein GltC, encoding MSRALTALLLALALAAPLPAPAQLGLDLTAPEPAPRKKKDEPKKAAPKPAAKPAPRPAPADPLVRPEPPLPPPPVARPPRTRGVEPAAPPAAARAEVKPRLEAARALLDQGKAEAAALAYDAILRDPGLAEGHDEARYQLARALAALGLDHAALTTLDEVLARGPSRTRHFHDALERLFEVGDRLANEQPLLARVARHAREGVPPGREDRFHALLATYEFDRGRALEEAGKKEEARVAWGEARRLAALVREAAGDGSARAGAAGSVGGQDTYARAVFLDGLALYALGQEPEANERFKEVVRLTNPKRGRAEDPVVREQAFLQLARLHYQNRQNRYAIFYYGKMPWGGPSWLEGLWEASYAHYRIGEHEKALGNLLTLQSAYFKDEFFPESWVLKAIIYYENCRYPEATSVLKDFTAAYEPLYDELTALTARPGPPEAFLEQAASPRVRALAFTDRAIRRLAEAAREIDGELARGLTRRGEAFRGSLLGKAIEARLAQEKAQLLNEAGLRARGKLEYERDQLRAMLAQALRIEIEVSRQEREALESSLAAGSQVEVVKNLRWTHAVSDEHLYWPYQGEFWRDELGTYSYTLTKGCKDRPPRSAAP
- a CDS encoding outer membrane beta-barrel domain-containing protein; this encodes MSTPTRTRARLAALLVVALALPAAARAGNKADAFEGKIQPISGQLYRKAGRLELTALGALSLNDAFYSKTFGGLQAAWHLTEFWSVGASFAGGGASPTGSTTVCPANLGCRPATAAELAQLPGRLRTTAGLEVAWTPIYGKLNVLAERVAHFDLGLVAGADWITHDAVLTTDEAVRQGLTPGRVSTVGGHAGLAVRLFLGEMVALRLVVKDLVYAVDVPNVQEAGAPRRDIQNQLFTELGVSVFFPFRPRAAGRTP